GTAAGCCATACTTGGTGTAAAGCAATGCATCAAACGCCAGTAGGGCCAAACCAATTGCAGCTATGGTTGATCCTGCTCCTCTGATTACCCGAGACCGGGGCAGGGCATAAATTAATGGCAATACAAAAATGACAAAACCAAAGAAGGTTAGAAAGCCTATATGGCTCAGCCAATTGACCAACAGAAAGACGATACCCAATAAGGTTTCTGGAAGAGGTGAGGCAAACACGTAAACAGCGGCAATAACTAATGCGATGAGAATGTTACTCAAGGCAAACCAATGTCCCCAAGTGACTAACTTGGTAACCATTATGCGGCGAGGCGTTTCACTGAGTATCATTTATTTTTATTTTCCATTGATACTTTTCATTAATACTTGTGTAAACTGTTCGGCCATTTTTTGGCGTTGTTGGCTATTTACCTGGTGCTGGAAAATGTTGGTAATAACATTACCAAGAGCCATTAAGGACAGGTCTCTACCTGCTTTATTTTTCTCTAGAGCGAATACAATGTCGTTCATCAGAGTTTCAAATTCAACGTCTGAAAATTTGGATTGTTGAGGCATGTCAGAACCTTAAAACTAATTTAGGTAAATAGTAACAGCATTCGAACCGATAGTAACTAGTGGAAGCATTTTCGCTCTTGGTGTTGTTGGATTAATCAGCAATGTGTATAAATTTCATATTAAATAGAAGGTTAGGTTTTTAATGAGCGCAGTTATTCATCATTTTGTCGTGCACCAACTTAGCGTTAACGAACAACAAGAACTTACACTATTGCCCAAAGCAAGTTGTTTCGATATCAGCCCCGAAATTGAAATGCTGGCGCAACAAATTAATCACGCGTTCAATCAAAAGCCTGGTAAGGGTGTGGGGACCTTTGTAGCCGAACCTGCTAGCGATGATGATGGGATAAAAGAAGCGGGTTTCGAGTTCAAAACGGCGTTACAAGATATGCTTGATGCCCCCGATACTTTTGTGGATTTTAGTATTGCCAGTTGTGATAAATTGAAGAAAAGCATGATTGAAATGGCCAGTATTGAAACCGGATTTGTGATCTTCAGTCATTATGAATTTTTGGCCACAGAATATTTGATGGTGGCTTTGTTAAATACCAAGCAACACGTAGAGATAACCGACA
Above is a window of Aliiglaciecola sp. LCG003 DNA encoding:
- a CDS encoding DUF1414 domain-containing protein, which encodes MPQQSKFSDVEFETLMNDIVFALEKNKAGRDLSLMALGNVITNIFQHQVNSQQRQKMAEQFTQVLMKSINGK